A window of Streptomyces gilvosporeus contains these coding sequences:
- a CDS encoding Ada metal-binding domain-containing protein, with amino-acid sequence MTTIGTLSGPISLDLTGRTALVTGAAGGFGRAGAQDLQRDVRIPPDLWPTGGQTRRMADAKYTLTGRDGRPYASTTPGSLGGYRRRKLYGRLDCPSALRALARGHYVRHRVFFADEETAVAAGYRPCAVCMPRQYARWKARGDGGVVRGGSGGPPWRRE; translated from the coding sequence ATGACGACGATCGGCACCCTCTCAGGACCGATATCCCTCGATCTCACCGGCCGCACCGCCCTCGTCACCGGCGCGGCCGGCGGCTTCGGACGCGCCGGCGCCCAGGACCTTCAACGCGATGTCCGAATACCGCCGGACCTCTGGCCGACGGGCGGGCAGACTCGGCGCATGGCCGACGCGAAGTACACCCTGACGGGGCGCGACGGCAGGCCCTATGCGAGTACCACGCCCGGCTCCTTGGGGGGATACCGGCGGCGGAAGCTGTACGGGCGGCTGGACTGCCCCTCGGCGCTGCGGGCCCTCGCCCGCGGCCATTACGTACGGCACCGGGTCTTCTTCGCCGATGAAGAGACCGCCGTCGCGGCGGGGTACCGGCCTTGTGCGGTGTGTATGCCCCGGCAGTACGCGCGGTGGAAGGCCCGAGGGGACGGTGGCGTGGTGAGGGGTGGCTCCGGCGGGCCGCCTTGGAGGAGAGAGTGA
- a CDS encoding DNA-3-methyladenine glycosylase I — protein MSTTIGSEPDARPAEGKAVEGEAAERKVPEGEAVVGEDGLGRCVWAVSHPLNQQYHDTEWGLPVRGEQALFERITLEAFQSGLSWLTILAKRPAFRTAFDAFDPAVVAAYTDDDVARLMGDAGIVRNRAKIEAARGNARAVLELRHHGGLDRLIWSHKPRRTPVPRTVSEVPTRTAESKALATELRSYGFRFVGPTTGYALMEAIGMVDTHLVGCHRRGTSGEHDV, from the coding sequence GTGAGCACGACAATCGGCAGCGAGCCGGACGCCCGGCCGGCGGAGGGGAAGGCCGTCGAGGGCGAGGCCGCCGAACGGAAGGTCCCGGAGGGGGAGGCCGTCGTCGGGGAGGACGGGCTCGGGCGCTGTGTGTGGGCCGTTTCGCATCCGCTCAACCAGCAGTACCACGACACCGAATGGGGGCTTCCGGTCCGCGGCGAACAAGCGCTGTTCGAGCGGATCACCCTTGAGGCGTTTCAGTCCGGGCTGAGCTGGCTGACGATTCTGGCCAAGCGGCCGGCCTTCCGGACGGCGTTCGACGCCTTCGATCCGGCGGTCGTCGCGGCGTATACGGACGACGATGTCGCGCGCCTCATGGGCGACGCCGGCATCGTCCGCAACCGCGCGAAGATCGAAGCGGCGCGCGGCAATGCCCGGGCCGTGCTGGAGCTGCGTCACCACGGGGGACTCGACCGGCTTATCTGGTCGCACAAACCCCGCCGCACCCCCGTGCCCCGTACGGTCTCCGAAGTGCCCACCCGGACCGCCGAGTCCAAGGCCCTGGCCACCGAACTGCGCTCCTACGGCTTCCGGTTCGTCGGCCCCACCACGGGCTATGCCCTGATGGAGGCCATCGGCATGGTCGACACGCATCTGGTGGGATGCCACCGGCGCGGTACTTCGGGAGAGCATGACGTCTAG